A window of Nitrospirota bacterium genomic DNA:
TCGTGTTGTCATAGAATCCCTTTTTTGCAAGGTCGATGAAATTCTTGACATGGCCCGGAGCCACGTCGGGGAAGAACTTCAGGGTGATGTTTCCGAATTTCGTTTCGAGGACCGCTTTCGTGGTGGACATTTTTTTGATCTCCTGTGGGGTGAATTTTTTTTTCGCCTGCTCGGCATGCACCGGGGATCCGGTGAAAAGCGTGGCAACGGCAAGCAGGACAAGAATCCTTTTCATGAATAAGACCTCCTGAATTCCGGGTTGAGTGGCCGCGATGATGCGTCAAAGAGGATAAGATATACATTTTTACCAGAATCACCTGATGATGTCAAACAAAACATGGGTTTGCACTTCAAATAACGTAAACGAACGCGGCTTTTGATGCCCCGGGACAATAAAACGGCTGCTTCTGCACAGCTCAGGGTCATTCGCATTGACGCTCCTGCGATTCTGTTGCTATACTGTGACCAAGCAGGCCGATGAGGTATGCATGCCAGAGGATTCAATCGACAGAAGAGGCTTTATCCGGATACCCTTTAAGACCGGCGTAGAGATCGACGCAGGGGCTTTTACGATCCGGCTGGACGCAGAGGTCAACGTCAGCATGGGTGGGCTCCGGGTGCCCTTTGCAGGAGCAGTTCCGCAGGCGGGCACCGCTTGCCGTGTATCCATCGTCCTGCAGGCCTCGGGGAAACGGGTTACCATCGAAGCATCAGGCAAGATCGTCCGGATCGGACCGGGCAGC
This region includes:
- a CDS encoding PilZ domain-containing protein, whose translation is MPEDSIDRRGFIRIPFKTGVEIDAGAFTIRLDAEVNVSMGGLRVPFAGAVPQAGTACRVSIVLQASGKRVTIEASGKIVRIGPGSLAIEFTELDPESYQHLKQLILYNAGDAEKAEQEFIAHWGIKPRSL